A window of Longispora fulva contains these coding sequences:
- a CDS encoding HNH endonuclease, translated as MWTPKLDAKYPNGVVFTDEGFPDFSPYVKDEWPPVVIEPNFSGDRYQDEKIANEAVGLEETPEDRTWHHHEDGKTLLLIPTDIHKAVRHAGGVAIVNGLDQ; from the coding sequence TTGTGGACGCCGAAACTCGACGCGAAGTACCCCAACGGCGTGGTGTTCACAGATGAGGGCTTCCCCGACTTCTCACCGTACGTCAAGGACGAGTGGCCGCCCGTGGTGATCGAGCCGAACTTCTCCGGCGACCGGTACCAGGACGAGAAGATCGCCAACGAGGCCGTGGGGCTCGAGGAGACGCCAGAGGACCGCACGTGGCATCATCACGAAGACGGCAAGACGTTGCTCCTCATTCCTACCGATATCCACAAGGCCGTACGCCATGCAGGGGGCGTCGCAATCGTGAACGGATTAGACCAGTGA
- a CDS encoding SMI1/KNR4 family protein, with the protein MSVEFRRAEPPAPPEKLAELADRVGVALPDDYIEFLSQHDGGRMGNNNETVKMVFGVGEVPDYASIWDALDTYDGRVPTWLIPAADDSFGNLFCLSIREQDVGSVWFWDHEQEADEDEPATEDNLTYKAKSWTEFLNQLRPSEP; encoded by the coding sequence GTGAGCGTAGAGTTCCGCCGAGCAGAACCGCCCGCCCCACCGGAGAAACTGGCCGAACTCGCCGACCGCGTAGGCGTCGCCTTGCCGGACGACTACATCGAATTTTTGTCACAGCATGATGGCGGACGGATGGGCAACAACAACGAGACCGTGAAGATGGTCTTCGGTGTTGGGGAAGTCCCCGATTACGCCAGCATCTGGGATGCGCTCGACACCTATGACGGTCGCGTCCCCACCTGGCTGATCCCCGCGGCAGATGACTCGTTCGGGAATCTGTTCTGCCTGTCGATCCGCGAACAGGACGTTGGATCGGTGTGGTTCTGGGACCACGAACAAGAAGCCGACGAGGACGAGCCCGCCACCGAGGACAACCTCACCTACAAGGCGAAGTCGTGGACCGAGTTCCTCAATCAACTTCGCCCCTCCGAGCCCTGA
- a CDS encoding DddA-like double-stranded DNA deaminase toxin: MGRRACRCAGEEIISGENHNSTAGLKPGSAGSWPETVISHVEGHVAARMRRHNLKEGELVINRGVCGTNERDPEFPLSCDKILEDILPRRIPTDGVRDPGWRRDLE; this comes from the coding sequence CTGGGACGCCGAGCGTGCCGCTGTGCGGGAGAGGAGATCATCAGCGGTGAGAACCACAACTCAACAGCTGGGCTCAAGCCCGGGTCAGCCGGAAGTTGGCCAGAGACGGTGATCAGCCACGTAGAAGGTCATGTCGCAGCTCGCATGCGACGCCACAACCTGAAGGAGGGCGAACTGGTCATCAACCGCGGCGTCTGCGGGACCAACGAACGTGACCCTGAATTCCCGCTGAGCTGCGACAAGATTCTCGAGGACATCCTGCCCCGCAGGATCCCGACTGACGGTGTACGTGACCCAGGATGGCGGCGCGACCTGGAGTAA
- a CDS encoding Imm1 family immunity protein produces MTFSVWWDNDEQELSDAASVEAFFARRADRIAPHGGRAFAYWFAPVGVEEVVLRLDIDYDAGRTALRWLPDDTHALELPQAGPITVLETSDGGQISEVPAELAVVSVPTAHAAIAEYIATGQRPALLRWSQ; encoded by the coding sequence GTGACTTTCTCCGTCTGGTGGGACAACGACGAGCAAGAACTGTCCGACGCCGCATCCGTCGAGGCATTTTTCGCCCGACGTGCTGACCGCATCGCCCCTCATGGAGGCAGGGCCTTCGCCTACTGGTTCGCACCGGTCGGCGTCGAGGAGGTAGTACTTCGGCTGGACATCGACTACGACGCTGGCCGCACGGCGTTGCGCTGGCTTCCCGACGACACTCACGCCCTCGAACTCCCACAGGCTGGACCCATCACCGTCCTGGAAACCTCAGACGGCGGACAGATCTCCGAAGTGCCAGCAGAACTCGCGGTCGTATCCGTGCCGACGGCGCACGCGGCGATAGCTGAGTACATCGCGACCGGTCAGCGGCCAGCGCTGCTGCGATGGTCGCAGTGA
- a CDS encoding SMI1/KNR4 family protein, which yields MSDPVDWKVLIGQVILAKNEADQLEPDHLEPLVAPRAPATPEDIAAFEAAAGERLPGQYRDFLAHADGWRSFYFRAKLFGLTDLAGHSPEAQVAADILDVYADEDVFEDLDVGRDDVFAICAGVGMRTMFVMIREGRPDAGTVIWLDGEEVERYSSLTEFFASMRDYSLQQAAKLRAQPSNF from the coding sequence ATGAGTGACCCGGTCGACTGGAAAGTACTCATCGGCCAGGTGATCCTCGCCAAGAACGAAGCCGACCAGCTCGAGCCCGATCACCTCGAGCCACTCGTGGCACCCCGCGCACCGGCCACGCCGGAGGATATCGCCGCCTTCGAGGCCGCGGCCGGTGAGCGGCTGCCCGGCCAGTACCGGGACTTCCTGGCCCACGCCGATGGCTGGAGGTCGTTTTACTTCCGGGCCAAACTGTTCGGACTGACCGACCTGGCCGGGCACAGTCCTGAGGCGCAGGTCGCCGCCGACATCCTCGACGTGTACGCCGACGAGGACGTTTTCGAAGACCTCGACGTCGGCCGCGACGACGTGTTCGCGATCTGCGCCGGCGTGGGCATGCGCACGATGTTCGTCATGATCCGCGAAGGCCGACCGGACGCGGGCACGGTGATCTGGCTCGACGGCGAGGAAGTCGAGCGGTACAGCAGCCTCACGGAGTTCTTCGCCTCGATGCGCGACTACTCCCTGCAGCAAGCCGCCAAGCTGCGCGCGCAGCCCTCAAACTTCTGA